In Pectinophora gossypiella chromosome 1, ilPecGoss1.1, whole genome shotgun sequence, one genomic interval encodes:
- the LOC126367386 gene encoding tubulin glycylase 3A-like codes for MPSDDLNRRNGLSPKEKSYLICSCQTRSSRYLRLKNLAADAMKHNKIFLIHGYCTPIRKALVERGWVEKVPPNKMDLAKLRNKRYRDNSEMHIELEKLLLSNFVEKCDPNFVWNAKDDRDDYATRSHNVVYNKLKVEALWTTKQGLCTSIKSNCWYYIEDVAEINSPRTYSSFDEGEKEDFERDYKLTACTSLLKWVLSMVANDRPIFVETGTIAINVIVFALNRCKEYLFRKQNKDIDRYCVSAATPGQWKSFLKKYYLLMAKQDIFTIDKDNKLPLYLGYAKFLLKEIHKYRPQLSCEGCHNIWIIKPAHCSRGRGIRMASKLGVLTDLLNRGKYVFQKYIEEPLLIHETKFDIRQYYLITNTCPLVIWMYKDCYLKFSSQKYSLESYHESIHLTNNAVQKKYKNCANRHPELPQNNMWDLETYKEYLVKTGKETVWDEVIYPGMRKSIVGIMLNCQESISYSKNRFELYGCDFILDKDYKPWLIEINSCPDLNPTTEVTAKICPAVLTDIIKVVIDYSGNYKASTGQFECIYRQTVCMPQYGQATDLTVRGHALPMDYFYRGKLPQEDTNLDAKLEKTQDMKSILNKLRMAYETDIMVEPDDSTEELKGPTSIKLVKDNMQRNTKSDEDLNAVAGVITGQLDDLLDRITTENTSSVKMAPSFVSFPSSNNMIKKRYTGEVVRSVTAINSPAKKSCRFASAETINIKTPFNFSKLDDGPNGKGSGSICDANQENKLTQKLNDVHQTQEKQADMFTTFHVTDAESIGLIDATKRLFSFLDEKEREYNRDLSHA; via the exons ATGCCATCTGACGATTTAAATAGGAGAAATGGTCTCTCGCCGAAAGAGAAAAGCTACTTAATATGCAGCTGTCAAACAAGGTCGTCACGATATCTAAGACTGAAAAATCTAGCAGCCGACGCGATGAAACAcaacaaaatatttctaattcACGGCTACTGCACACCCATACGCAAAGCTTTAGTCGAAAGGGGTTGGGTAGAAAAGGTGCCACCAAATAAGATGGATCTAGCCAAACTACGAAACAAACGATATAGGGACAACTCGGAAATGCATATTGAACTGGAAAAATTGTTACTATCTAACTTTGTAGAGAAATGTGATCCTAATTTCGTCTGGAATGCGAAAGACGACCGTGATGATTACGCGACCAGGAGCCACAATGTTGTCTATAACAAACTGAAAGTAGAAGCTCTCTGGACGACGAAGCAAGGGTTGTGCACTTCAATAAAAAGCAATTGTTGGTACTACATAGAGGATGTAGCCGAAATAAATAGCCCTCGAACGTACTCCAGTTTCGATGAAGGGGAAAAAGAAGACTTCGAAAGAGACTATAAACTAACTGCATGTACTAGTTTGCTGAAATGGGTTCTTTCTATGGTCGCTAACGATAGGCCAATATTTGTTGAGACAGGCACTATAGCTATTAATGTAATAGTATTTGCACTAAACCGCTGTAAAGAATATCTATTTCgcaaacaaaataaagatattgaCAGATATTGCGTCTCAGCAGCTACGCCTGGACAGTGGAAGTCTTTTTTGAAAAAGTATTACTTGTTGATGGCAAAGCAGGACATTTTCACCATTGATAAGGATAACAAGTTGCCTCTTTATTTAGGCTATGCGAAATTTCTGCTTAAAGAGATACACAAATACAGACCACAACTAAGTTGTGAAGGATGCCACAACATTTGGATAATCAAGCCAGCACATTGTTCCAGGGGTAGGGGTATAAGAATGGCCTCCAAATTAGGTGTCCTTACGGATTTGTTAAATCGAGGCAAATACGTCTTCCAAAAATACATTG aagAACCACTTCTGATACACGAGACAAAATTCGATATAAGACAATATTATCTAATCACTAACACTTGTCCCTTGGTAATATGGATGTACAAagattgctatttgaaatttagctCCCAGAAATACAGTCTCGAAAGTTACCACGAATCTATCCACTTAACTAACAACGcagttcaaaaaaaatataagaactGCGCAAATCGCCATCCGGAGCTTCCACAAAACAATATGTGGGATTTAGAAACATATAAAGAATATTTGGTTAAAACCGGGAAAGAAACTGTCTGGGACGAAGTAATTTACCCAGGAATGAGAAAGTCGATCGTGGGTATCATGTTGAACTGCCAAGAGTCCATATCGtacagcaagaatcgttttgaGTTGTACGGATGCGATTTTATCTTGGACAAAGACTACAAACCGTGGTTGATCGAAATAAACTCGTGCCCGGATCTTAATCCTACCACAGAAGTTACTGCAAAAATTTGTCCCGCAGTATTGACTGATATTAtcaaag TAGTCATCGATTACTCTGGAAACTACAAAGCTTCGACAGGACAATTTGAGTGCATCTATCGCCAGACGGTCTGCATGCCTCAATATGGACAAGCAACTGATTTAACTGTACGTGGACACGCTTTACCTATGGATTACTTCTACAGAGGAAAACTGCCACAGGAAGACACAAACCTTGATGCTAAACTAGAAAAGACTCAAGACATGAAATCCATATTAAACAAACTAAGAATGGCTTATGAGACTGACATCATGGTGGAGCCCGATGATAGCACGGAAGAATTAAAAGGACCCACTTCTATCAAATTAGTAAAAGATAATATGCAGCGTAATACAAAATCTGACGAAGACTTGAACGCTGTAGCGGGTGTCATCACCGGTCAACTAGACGACCTGCTAGATCGCATCACAACCGAAAACACTTCTAGCGTAAAAATGGCGCCGTCATTTGTATCGTTCCCGTCTTCAAACAATATGATTAAAAAAAGGTACACCGGAGAAGTTGTCAGAAGTGTAACTGCCATTAATTCTCCAGCAAAGAAAAGCTGTCGGTTTGCGTCTGcagaaacaataaatattaagaCCCCGTTCAATTTTAGTAAATTAGATGATGGCCCTAACGGTAAAGGTAGTGGTTCAATTTGCGACGCGAATCAAGAGAATAAGTTAACTCAGAAACTCAACGACGTGCACCAAACTCAAGAAAAACAAGCCGATATGTTTACTACGTTTCATGTAACAGACGCCGAGAGTATCGGTCTAATAGACGCTACCAAGAGATTATTTAGTTTCTTGGATGAGAAAGAGAGGGAATATAACCGTGATTTAAGTCATgcttaa
- the LOC126366594 gene encoding UPF0430 protein CG31712-like encodes MGRSRSRTKSPRRHHKSSKHSRKKSRSKDRSSSRSRSSKHAEKSRDRSSKSRKRSHSASSSSSSDASYDGVRSHRKKSKSRNKMDEVDRLAEMERQRRVREAEQKVVEEEAAKRIELLVKKRVEEELEKRKEEIEQEVAKRVEEAKRKMEKEMMEELERQREKQRREELARQEEEARKRKELEEIMAENNKKIEEAQRKLAEERLAMIEEQRKMDEERQKLKKEQEKRLKEEQKKILGKNNSRPKLSFSLKPL; translated from the exons ATGGGTAGATCAAGATCACGAACTAAATCTCCGAGAAGACACCACAAAAGCAGTAAACATTCAAGGAAAAAGAGTCGATCGAAAGATCGGTCCTCGTCACGCAGTAGGAGTTCCAAACACGCCGAAAAATCAAGAGACCGTAGTTCTAAATCTag AAAACGTTCGCACTCAGCGTCGTCCTCAAGTAGCAGTGATGCTTCCTACGATGGCGTCAGAAGTCACAGGAAGAAGTCGAAAAGTCGTAACAAGATGGATGAGGTGGACCGTCTGGCTGAAATGGAAAGACAGAGACGAGTGCGAGAAGCCGAGCAGAAG GTAGTAGAAGAGGAAGCGGCCAAGAGGATAGAGCTGCTTGTAAAGAAGAGAGTAGAAGAAGAACTAGAAAAGCGTAAAGAGGAAATCGAACAAGAAGTAGCAAAACGAGTGGAGGAAGCTAAAAGGAAGATGGAAAAAGAAATGATGGAAGAACTGGAGAGACAGCGTGAGAAGCAGCGGCGTGAGGAGCTTGCTCGTCAG GAGGAAGAAGCTCGTAAAAGGAAAGAACTGGAGGAAATCATGgcagaaaacaataaaaaaattgagGAGGCACAACGCAAGTTG GCTGAGGAGCGGTTGGCGATGATTGAAGAACAaagaaaaatggatgaagagaGGCAGAAGTTGAAAAAAGAACAAGAGAAGAGACTGAAGGAggaacaaaagaaaattttagggaaaaacaacTCAAGACCTAAGTTATCATTTTCTTTGAAGCCACTCTGA